One Actinomyces marmotae DNA window includes the following coding sequences:
- a CDS encoding ABC transporter substrate-binding protein, which yields MTQLSRRGLLTGAVGVGSAALLGSQWSRLIGADIPGRYDNSLSIAILGTNQDAAARKSLVDAFNAQHPDIPVRLQAVQAADWADFFAKILTMVAAGTPPDVCVVATEGAQLFAERLAEPLDAYIQRDAAEVKNYFEDVHPSLIEAFMYKGSLYQMPIDFNAANIYLNTAAMERAGVAYPAADWTHEDFLAMARRMKRASGTGFIPFYWTNRLWGGVVPWLYANDTSFLTEKKASGGQWLWQQFYPGQEDAYSGGYLWEGSNASDPRVAESFEFLRAVVEEGLGTSPAQGGGNELVGQFSGGSIGMTPAGGYWVQGLSEAGLAPEDYDVAYFPKGRSQRHQFGAAGYAILKTSKRKDEAWEWVKFCTSLEGMKLAFTKPDTTPTRRSMCDEALYAGKGPAHWKVFYDTLDQHPCAPIPAPPQQAAVETALIKNVLGAVTGSAAVLPGALERLDADLTRALES from the coding sequence ATGACTCAGCTGTCCCGACGCGGACTGCTGACCGGCGCCGTGGGGGTGGGCTCAGCGGCTCTCCTCGGCAGTCAGTGGTCGCGTCTCATCGGAGCGGACATCCCCGGGCGGTACGACAACTCACTGTCGATCGCGATTCTGGGGACCAACCAGGACGCGGCCGCCCGCAAGTCCCTCGTCGACGCTTTTAACGCCCAGCATCCCGATATCCCCGTCCGGCTCCAGGCGGTCCAGGCTGCCGACTGGGCGGACTTCTTCGCCAAGATCCTCACCATGGTGGCGGCCGGCACGCCGCCGGACGTGTGCGTCGTGGCGACCGAGGGGGCTCAGCTCTTCGCCGAGAGGCTGGCCGAGCCCCTTGACGCCTACATTCAGCGCGACGCCGCCGAGGTCAAGAACTACTTCGAGGACGTCCACCCGAGCCTCATCGAGGCGTTTATGTACAAGGGCTCCCTCTACCAGATGCCCATCGACTTCAACGCCGCGAACATCTACCTCAACACCGCCGCGATGGAGCGCGCGGGTGTGGCCTACCCCGCCGCCGATTGGACCCACGAGGACTTCCTGGCGATGGCGCGGCGGATGAAAAGGGCCTCAGGCACGGGATTCATCCCGTTCTACTGGACCAACCGGCTGTGGGGAGGAGTGGTGCCGTGGCTCTACGCCAATGACACCAGCTTCCTCACGGAGAAGAAGGCCAGCGGTGGCCAGTGGCTCTGGCAGCAGTTCTACCCGGGCCAGGAGGACGCCTATTCCGGTGGCTATCTCTGGGAGGGCTCGAACGCCTCCGACCCCCGTGTGGCCGAGTCCTTCGAGTTCCTGCGCGCGGTCGTGGAGGAGGGCCTGGGCACCAGCCCCGCCCAGGGCGGCGGCAACGAGCTCGTCGGGCAGTTCTCGGGCGGCTCCATCGGAATGACGCCAGCGGGCGGTTACTGGGTCCAGGGCCTGTCGGAGGCCGGGCTCGCACCGGAGGACTACGACGTCGCCTATTTCCCCAAGGGGCGCTCTCAGCGCCACCAGTTCGGCGCGGCCGGTTACGCCATCCTCAAGACCTCCAAGCGCAAGGACGAGGCCTGGGAATGGGTGAAGTTCTGCACCTCTCTGGAGGGCATGAAACTGGCGTTCACCAAGCCCGACACCACGCCTACTCGGCGGTCGATGTGTGACGAGGCCCTCTACGCGGGCAAGGGGCCAGCCCACTGGAAGGTCTTCTACGACACCCTCGACCAGCACCCCTGCGCGCCCATCCCCGCGCCGCCGCAGCAGGCCGCCGTGGAGACCGCGCTCATCAAGAACGTCCTCGGCGCGGTGACCGGCTCGGCCGCTGTCCTGCCCGGCGCCCTGGAGCGACTCGACGCCGACCTCACCCGAGCCCTGGAGTCATGA
- a CDS encoding NAD-dependent malic enzyme, with translation MVQPSPSYTVALHMEVPASQRVVAKLVNTATATGAVVTGVDVSDSDGDSLVVDLTADTRDSVHRGELVKALSAIDGVIVDNVGDSTFLAHVGGKIEISSKYPVRNRRDLARVYTPGVARVCKAIHDHPERARKLTIKKNTVAVVTDGTAVLGLGDIGPAAAMPVMEGKAILFKQFGGVDAWPVALDTKDPEEIIAICKAIAPAYGGINLEDIAAPKCFDIEARLREELDIPVFHDDQHGTAVVTLAALINALKVVGKRIEDVRIVLSGVGAAGSAIAKLLMAHGATDIVGYGRTGALHSGDTEGMNEHRKWLAENTNPRGVTGTLKEGLVGADVFIGVSSGNLLAPEDLDVMADGAIVFAMANPTPEVDPIGAADHVSVVATGRSDFPNQINNVLAFPGLFRGLLDTGITNISTELLRAAATGIASVISDDEISPVYIIPNAFDTRVADAVAAAVRRFAED, from the coding sequence ATGGTCCAGCCCAGTCCCAGTTACACCGTGGCCCTGCACATGGAGGTCCCCGCGTCCCAGCGGGTCGTCGCGAAGTTGGTGAACACCGCCACCGCGACCGGCGCCGTCGTCACCGGCGTCGACGTCTCGGACTCCGACGGCGACAGCCTCGTCGTCGACCTGACCGCCGACACCCGTGACTCCGTGCACCGCGGCGAGCTCGTCAAGGCGCTGAGCGCCATCGACGGCGTCATCGTGGACAACGTCGGGGACTCGACCTTCCTGGCCCACGTGGGAGGCAAGATCGAGATCTCCTCGAAGTACCCGGTGCGCAACCGCCGCGACCTCGCCCGCGTCTACACCCCCGGCGTGGCCCGCGTCTGCAAGGCCATCCATGACCACCCCGAGCGGGCCCGCAAACTGACCATCAAGAAGAACACCGTCGCCGTGGTCACTGATGGGACCGCGGTGCTCGGCCTGGGGGACATCGGCCCGGCCGCCGCGATGCCCGTCATGGAGGGCAAGGCCATCCTCTTCAAGCAGTTCGGCGGTGTCGATGCCTGGCCCGTCGCCCTGGACACGAAGGACCCCGAGGAGATCATCGCGATCTGCAAGGCCATCGCCCCGGCCTACGGCGGCATCAACCTTGAGGACATCGCCGCCCCCAAGTGCTTCGACATCGAGGCCCGCCTGCGCGAGGAGTTGGACATCCCCGTCTTCCACGACGACCAGCACGGCACCGCGGTCGTTACGCTCGCCGCGCTTATCAACGCGCTCAAGGTGGTCGGCAAGCGTATCGAGGACGTGCGCATCGTCCTGTCCGGCGTGGGCGCGGCGGGCAGCGCCATCGCGAAGCTCCTCATGGCCCATGGCGCCACGGACATCGTGGGCTACGGGCGCACCGGCGCCCTGCACAGCGGGGACACCGAGGGCATGAACGAGCACCGCAAGTGGCTCGCCGAGAACACTAACCCCCGAGGGGTGACCGGCACGCTCAAGGAGGGCCTCGTCGGCGCCGATGTCTTCATCGGCGTCTCGTCCGGCAACCTGCTGGCCCCCGAGGATCTGGACGTCATGGCCGACGGTGCCATCGTCTTCGCGATGGCGAACCCGACCCCCGAGGTCGATCCGATCGGCGCCGCCGACCACGTCAGCGTCGTGGCGACGGGCCGCTCGGACTTCCCCAACCAGATCAACAACGTCCTGGCCTTCCCCGGCCTGTTCCGGGGCCTACTCGACACGGGGATCACCAACATCTCCACCGAGTTGCTCCGCGCCGCCGCCACCGGCATCGCCTCGGTGATCAGCGACGATGAGATCAGCCCCGTCTACATCATCCCCAACGCGTTCGACACGCGCGTGGCCGACGCCGTGGCCGCAGCCGTGCGCCGCTTCGCCGAGGACTGA
- a CDS encoding carbohydrate ABC transporter permease: MQRKVLIWLFLAPTVIGLGVFSFLPILASIGLAFFSWDIITPPKFVGLDNFASIAADPTIRVSFLNTIGFVVVAVTLQLAVALGLAVLVNTRMPSMARSFFRSVLFFPLILSAASVSIIMTYLFNENFGLVNHLLSMLGVANVPWLTSTSGAMVVVVLVYVWQNFGFSFLLFLGGLSSIPKDVYEAAQVDGATGWKQFWRITFPLVSPTTLVASVMAIISALQIFDQPYVLTRGGPGDSTRTAVMVIYESAFKQLQFGRASAIGMILTIVIMLVTALQFRLSRRFVFYG, from the coding sequence ATGCAACGGAAAGTCCTGATCTGGTTGTTCCTCGCGCCCACGGTGATCGGTTTGGGCGTCTTCAGCTTCCTGCCGATCCTCGCCTCGATCGGCCTGGCCTTCTTCTCATGGGACATCATCACGCCCCCGAAGTTCGTCGGCCTGGACAACTTCGCCAGCATCGCCGCTGACCCGACGATCCGAGTCTCCTTCCTCAACACCATCGGCTTCGTCGTCGTCGCCGTGACCCTGCAACTCGCGGTTGCCCTGGGGCTGGCGGTCCTCGTCAATACGAGGATGCCCAGCATGGCCAGGTCCTTCTTCCGCTCGGTGCTCTTCTTCCCCCTCATCCTGTCCGCGGCCTCGGTCTCCATCATCATGACCTACTTGTTCAATGAGAACTTCGGCCTGGTCAACCACCTGCTCTCCATGCTCGGCGTCGCCAACGTCCCCTGGCTGACCTCCACCAGTGGGGCCATGGTGGTCGTCGTCCTGGTCTACGTGTGGCAGAACTTCGGGTTCTCGTTCCTGTTGTTCCTCGGCGGGCTCTCCTCCATCCCCAAGGATGTCTACGAGGCCGCCCAAGTCGACGGCGCCACGGGCTGGAAGCAGTTCTGGAGGATCACCTTCCCACTGGTCAGCCCCACAACCCTGGTCGCCTCCGTCATGGCGATCATCTCCGCCCTGCAGATCTTCGACCAGCCCTACGTCCTCACGCGAGGAGGCCCGGGGGACTCCACCCGCACCGCGGTCATGGTGATCTACGAGTCGGCGTTCAAACAGCTCCAGTTCGGCAGGGCCTCCGCGATCGGGATGATCCTGACCATCGTCATCATGCTGGTGACAGCCTTGCAGTTCCGCCTGTCCCGACGTTTCGTGTTCTACGGCTGA
- a CDS encoding glycoside hydrolase family 32 protein: MAAPTTSYHLRPARGWLNDPNGITRVDGVWHVFYQHNPLAPAHGHISWGHATSRDLAHWEDEPIAFSPTPGGPDSFGCWSGVFVPGHDRPAVAYSGVVDSSAVSTICLRWGSPDLRDWGPPVVVGRTPSSDGIVIMRDPYVLEHQGRRLAVLGAGLADGGPAIALFDRERETDWRYIGLLVDDDPLLRRIGSADIWECPQLFPLGGRWVLIVSLNYQGRLCEVVAAIGDLVERDGRLRFIAESAHILDDGADLYAPQVALTDADPLLLGWVRQPDQDPAVRDHSGCLSLPRRLSLAGGEVRSRIDPGAATALIGDASALPAGRTVLADRRWAIDVLGDGARLSHPARGVVDLSPGDQVWVDGAVLELYRHSGIPATWRHDEPWELRCATDGTARAQAIIPRVP; the protein is encoded by the coding sequence ATGGCCGCCCCCACCACGAGCTACCACCTGCGCCCCGCGAGGGGATGGCTCAACGACCCCAACGGCATCACCCGCGTCGACGGCGTCTGGCACGTGTTCTACCAGCACAACCCACTCGCCCCCGCCCACGGCCACATCTCCTGGGGCCACGCCACCAGCAGGGATCTGGCCCACTGGGAGGATGAGCCCATCGCCTTCTCACCGACGCCCGGCGGGCCCGACTCCTTCGGCTGCTGGTCGGGGGTGTTCGTGCCCGGGCACGACCGGCCCGCCGTCGCGTACTCCGGAGTCGTGGACTCCTCGGCCGTCTCAACGATCTGCCTGCGCTGGGGCAGCCCCGACCTGCGCGACTGGGGGCCGCCGGTCGTCGTGGGGCGCACCCCGAGTTCCGACGGCATCGTCATCATGCGCGACCCGTACGTGCTGGAGCACCAGGGCCGCCGGCTGGCGGTGCTCGGGGCGGGTCTGGCCGACGGCGGCCCCGCCATCGCCCTGTTCGACCGCGAGCGCGAGACCGACTGGCGCTACATCGGGTTGCTCGTCGACGACGACCCCCTGCTCAGGCGGATCGGGAGCGCCGACATATGGGAGTGCCCCCAGTTGTTCCCGCTCGGCGGGCGCTGGGTCCTGATCGTCTCCCTCAACTACCAGGGGCGGCTGTGCGAGGTCGTCGCCGCCATTGGCGACCTCGTGGAGAGGGACGGTCGGCTCCGCTTCATCGCCGAGAGCGCTCACATCCTCGACGACGGCGCCGATCTCTACGCCCCGCAGGTCGCGCTCACGGATGCCGATCCGCTTCTCCTCGGCTGGGTGCGCCAGCCGGACCAGGACCCAGCGGTACGCGACCACTCGGGTTGCCTCAGTCTTCCCCGACGCCTGTCGTTGGCCGGCGGCGAGGTCCGCTCCAGGATCGATCCGGGCGCGGCCACCGCCCTCATCGGGGATGCCAGCGCGCTACCGGCTGGGCGGACCGTGCTCGCCGATCGGCGCTGGGCGATCGACGTCCTCGGGGACGGCGCGCGGCTCAGCCACCCCGCCCGGGGGGTGGTCGACCTGTCCCCAGGGGACCAGGTCTGGGTCGACGGCGCCGTGCTCGAGCTCTACCGCCATTCGGGGATCCCCGCGACATGGAGGCATGACGAGCCATGGGAGCTGCGCTGCGCCACCGATGGGACCGCCAGGGCCCAGGCCATCATCCCGCGAGTCCCCTGA
- a CDS encoding carbohydrate ABC transporter permease yields MKKLATYAVLGLASLVTLAPVIWTVLASMRPPAESLSADGSIIPSSFDLSSYSAVFEKVDMWLLILNSVLVTGAIALGQMLSAAMAGYVFARFEFRGKKMLFAFILATMMVPMQVTIVPVFMLIRGMHLADTLVALILPAIPTAFGTFLMRQYFLGLPAELGEAAELDGAGPWRTFRSIYAPLAMPGMAIVGILAFNFHWNEFFRPLILEISEKNFTLPLGLVSLQGNMGTGSVATVLAGVVISMIPAFLVFAFGQRTLREGLTAGSHR; encoded by the coding sequence ATGAAGAAACTCGCCACCTACGCAGTTCTCGGCCTTGCGAGCCTGGTCACCCTCGCCCCAGTGATCTGGACGGTCCTGGCCTCGATGCGGCCACCCGCAGAGTCGCTATCCGCCGACGGCTCCATCATCCCCAGCTCCTTCGATCTCTCCTCCTACTCGGCGGTGTTCGAGAAGGTCGACATGTGGCTGCTCATCCTCAACTCGGTGCTCGTCACCGGCGCGATCGCCCTCGGGCAGATGCTCTCGGCCGCGATGGCCGGGTACGTCTTCGCCCGGTTCGAGTTCCGGGGCAAGAAGATGCTGTTCGCCTTCATCCTCGCTACGATGATGGTGCCGATGCAGGTCACGATCGTGCCGGTGTTCATGCTGATCCGGGGCATGCACCTGGCCGATACCCTCGTCGCCCTCATCCTCCCGGCCATTCCCACGGCCTTCGGGACCTTCCTCATGCGCCAGTACTTCCTCGGGCTTCCCGCGGAGCTGGGGGAAGCGGCCGAGCTCGACGGCGCGGGGCCGTGGCGCACCTTCCGCTCCATCTACGCCCCCCTGGCGATGCCGGGAATGGCGATCGTGGGGATCCTGGCCTTCAATTTCCACTGGAATGAGTTCTTCCGCCCCCTGATCCTCGAGATCAGCGAGAAGAACTTCACCCTTCCCCTGGGACTGGTATCCCTCCAGGGCAATATGGGCACGGGGTCCGTGGCCACGGTCCTGGCGGGTGTCGTGATCTCAATGATCCCCGCGTTCCTCGTCTTCGCCTTCGGGCAGCGCACGCTGCGCGAGGGGCTGACGGCGGGATCGCACCGATGA